The Streptomyces sp. NBC_01268 genome window below encodes:
- the argH gene encoding argininosuccinate lyase, which produces MSSNNGDVRLWGGRFADGPAEALAKLSASVHFDWRLAPYDIAGSRAHARVLHKAGLLTEDELTRMLDGLDRLEADVADGSFVGTIADEDVHTALERGLLERLGADLGGKLRAGRSRNDQVATLFRMYLRDHARIVGGLIAELQDALVGLAEAHADVAMPGRTHLQHAQPVLFAHHVLAHVQSLSRDAERLRQWDTRTAVSPYGSGALAGSSLGLDPEAVAKDLGFERGSVGNSIDGTASRDFVAEFAFITAMIGVNLSRIAEEIIIWNTKEFSFVTLHDAFSTGSSIMPQKKNPDIAELARGKSGRLIGNLTGLMATLKALPLAYNRDLQEDKEPVFDSCDQLEVLLPAFTGMMATLTVNRERMEELAPAGFSLATDIAEWLVKQGVPFRVAHEVAGECVKVAESEGKELDELTDEQFAKISEHLTPEVRTVLNVPGALASRDGRGGTAPSAVAAQLVEVKADLVIQHAWADAKK; this is translated from the coding sequence GTGAGCAGCAACAACGGTGACGTCCGGCTCTGGGGCGGACGTTTCGCCGACGGTCCCGCCGAGGCCCTGGCGAAGCTGTCCGCGTCGGTCCACTTCGACTGGCGTCTCGCGCCGTACGACATCGCCGGCTCCCGCGCCCACGCCCGAGTGCTGCACAAGGCCGGGCTGCTGACCGAGGACGAGCTGACCCGCATGCTCGACGGCCTCGACCGGCTCGAAGCGGACGTCGCCGACGGCTCGTTCGTCGGCACGATCGCCGACGAGGACGTGCACACCGCCCTGGAGCGCGGCCTCCTGGAGCGCCTCGGCGCCGACCTGGGCGGCAAGCTGCGCGCCGGCCGGTCCCGGAACGACCAGGTCGCGACCCTCTTCCGGATGTACCTGCGGGACCACGCCCGGATCGTCGGCGGCCTGATCGCCGAACTCCAGGACGCCCTGGTCGGCCTCGCCGAGGCGCACGCGGACGTCGCCATGCCGGGCCGTACGCACCTCCAGCACGCCCAGCCGGTGCTCTTCGCCCATCACGTCCTCGCCCACGTCCAGTCCCTCTCCCGGGACGCGGAGCGGCTGCGGCAGTGGGACACCCGGACGGCCGTCTCCCCGTACGGCTCCGGCGCCCTGGCCGGCTCCTCGCTCGGGCTCGACCCGGAGGCCGTCGCCAAGGACCTCGGCTTCGAGCGGGGCTCGGTGGGCAACTCCATCGACGGCACCGCCTCGCGCGACTTCGTCGCGGAGTTCGCCTTCATCACGGCGATGATCGGGGTGAACCTCTCCCGCATCGCGGAGGAGATCATCATCTGGAACACGAAGGAGTTCTCCTTCGTCACCCTCCACGACGCCTTCTCCACCGGCTCGTCGATCATGCCGCAGAAGAAGAACCCGGACATCGCCGAGCTGGCCCGGGGCAAGTCCGGCCGCCTCATCGGCAACCTGACCGGACTGATGGCCACCCTCAAGGCCCTCCCGCTCGCCTACAACCGCGACCTCCAGGAGGACAAGGAGCCGGTCTTCGACTCCTGTGACCAGCTGGAGGTCCTGCTGCCCGCCTTCACCGGCATGATGGCCACGCTCACCGTCAACCGGGAGCGCATGGAGGAGCTGGCCCCGGCCGGCTTCTCGCTCGCCACCGACATCGCCGAGTGGCTGGTCAAGCAGGGCGTGCCGTTCCGGGTGGCGCACGAGGTCGCCGGCGAGTGCGTGAAGGTCGCCGAGTCGGAGGGCAAGGAGCTCGACGAGCTGACCGACGAGCAGTTCGCCAAGATCTCCGAGCACCTCACCCCCGAGGTGCGCACGGTCCTCAACGTCCCCGGCGCCCTCGCCTCCCGCGACGGCCGGGGCGGCACGGCCCCCTCGGCGGTCGCCGCCCAGCTGGTCGAGGTCAAGGCCGACCTGGTCATCCAGCACGCCTGGGCCGACGCCAAGAAGTAG
- a CDS encoding pyridoxamine 5'-phosphate oxidase family protein, with the protein MGKTYERIDGRLRTFIEAQPVFFAATAPLSGDGHVNLSPKGRTGTLVVLDELTLAYVDFGGSTAETLAHLREPGNGRITLMWTAFSGPPTVVRVHGDGEVVFRDDPRWSGLFARFPAEAVEGQGSARAIVVVHARRVSDSCGFAVPRMDYQEDRQLHAEYFNRKTDEEFATYCEGKEHIATSLDGLPALELPLPPLPRSAR; encoded by the coding sequence ATGGGGAAAACATATGAACGCATCGACGGGCGACTGCGCACCTTCATCGAGGCCCAGCCGGTCTTCTTCGCGGCCACCGCGCCGCTCTCCGGCGACGGCCATGTCAACCTCTCGCCCAAGGGGCGGACGGGGACCCTCGTCGTCCTCGACGAACTGACCCTCGCCTACGTGGACTTCGGCGGCAGCACCGCCGAGACCCTGGCGCACCTGCGCGAGCCGGGCAACGGGCGGATCACCCTGATGTGGACGGCCTTCTCCGGGCCGCCGACCGTGGTGCGGGTGCACGGGGACGGCGAGGTCGTGTTCCGGGACGACCCGCGCTGGAGCGGGCTGTTCGCACGCTTCCCCGCCGAGGCGGTCGAGGGGCAGGGCAGCGCGCGGGCCATCGTCGTGGTGCACGCGCGGCGGGTCAGCGACTCCTGCGGGTTCGCGGTCCCGCGGATGGACTACCAGGAGGACCGGCAGCTGCACGCGGAGTACTTCAACCGCAAGACCGACGAGGAGTTCGCCACGTACTGCGAGGGCAAGGAGCACATCGCGACGAGCCTCGACGGGCTGCCCGCGCTGGAGCTCCCGCTGCCGCCGCTCCCCCGGTCGGCTCGCTAG
- a CDS encoding L,D-transpeptidase family protein has translation MRLLLALGALGAALTAPHTVPAPLPERMADTGGGSQLITAEAPGTGATTGTLTWWDRRGGRWVRVGSAPARFGAKGLAEGAGRRQGTRTTPTGLYRLPYAFGVQRAPAGTAYAYARVTDRSWWCQDNASRAYNRWVEGLPGDCRATEAEHLVSYRTQYAYALVIGFNYDRPVRGRGAGIFLHVNGRGATAGCVSVPEGAMRRVLAWADPVRRPHIAVGTRGGPTAITRY, from the coding sequence ATGCGACTCCTTCTCGCGCTCGGCGCGCTCGGCGCCGCCCTGACCGCCCCGCACACCGTTCCGGCGCCGCTTCCCGAGCGGATGGCGGACACCGGGGGCGGTTCGCAGCTGATCACCGCCGAGGCGCCCGGCACCGGCGCCACCACCGGCACGTTGACCTGGTGGGACCGGCGCGGCGGGCGGTGGGTGCGGGTCGGGTCCGCGCCCGCGCGGTTCGGCGCGAAGGGGCTCGCCGAGGGGGCGGGGCGCCGGCAGGGCACCCGGACCACGCCCACCGGCCTGTACCGGTTGCCGTACGCCTTCGGCGTGCAGCGGGCGCCGGCGGGGACGGCGTACGCCTACGCCCGGGTCACCGACCGCTCCTGGTGGTGCCAGGACAACGCCTCACGCGCGTACAACCGCTGGGTGGAGGGGCTGCCCGGGGACTGCCGGGCCACCGAGGCCGAGCATCTCGTCTCGTACCGGACGCAGTACGCGTACGCCCTGGTCATCGGCTTCAACTACGACCGGCCGGTGCGCGGGCGCGGCGCCGGGATCTTCCTGCACGTGAACGGGCGCGGGGCGACGGCCGGCTGCGTGTCGGTCCCCGAGGGCGCGATGCGCCGGGTGCTGGCCTGGGCCGATCCGGTCCGCCGACCGCACATCGCCGTCGGCACGCGGGGCGGGCCGACGGCGATCACGCGGTACTAG
- a CDS encoding arginine repressor, whose protein sequence is MTDAQENEHGGPSVPQTRTARHRRIVDILNRQPVRSQSQLAKLLADDGLSVTQATLSRDLDELGAVKIRNTGGELIYAVPSEGGFRTPQAPLGESAKEERMRRLSGELLISAEASANLVVLRTPPGAAQFLASAIDQAELHAILGTIAGDDTLLLISRDPAGGQALADHLLRLAQKDR, encoded by the coding sequence ATGACCGACGCGCAGGAGAACGAGCACGGCGGGCCGTCCGTTCCGCAGACCCGCACCGCACGCCACCGCAGGATCGTCGACATCCTCAACCGGCAGCCGGTGCGGTCGCAGAGCCAGCTCGCCAAGCTCCTCGCGGACGACGGACTGAGCGTCACCCAGGCGACGCTCTCCCGGGACCTCGACGAGCTCGGCGCCGTGAAGATCCGCAATACCGGCGGGGAACTGATCTACGCCGTGCCCAGCGAGGGCGGCTTCCGCACCCCGCAGGCCCCGCTCGGCGAGTCCGCCAAGGAGGAGCGGATGCGCCGCCTCTCCGGCGAGCTGCTGATCTCCGCGGAGGCCTCGGCCAACCTGGTGGTGCTCCGCACCCCGCCGGGCGCCGCGCAGTTCCTGGCGTCGGCCATCGACCAGGCCGAGCTCCACGCGATCCTCGGCACGATCGCGGGCGACGACACCCTGCTGCTCATCTCCCGCGACCCGGCCGGCGGACAGGCGCTCGCCGACCACCTGCTGCGCCTGGCGCAGAAGGACCGCTGA
- a CDS encoding acetylornithine transaminase, which translates to MTQVSNAGLTQRWRDALMDNYGTPRLPLVRGEGARVWDADGTEYLDFVGGIAVNALGHAHPAVVEAVSRQIASLGHVSNLFVAEPPLALAERLLQLFGRPGRVFFCNSGAEANEGAFKLGRLTGRPHMVATGGGFHGRTMGSLALTGQPGKQTPFLPLPGDVTHVPYGDVEALREAVTEETAFVIIEPIQGENGVVVPPAGYLRAAREITRATGTLLVLDEVQTGIGRTGNWFEHQAHDGVDPDIVTLAKGLGGGLPIGATVAFGPAAELFTPGHHGTTFGGNPVACAAGLAVIDTLAADAALDEVKRLGEKLRDGIESLGHPLVSHVRGAGLLLGIVLTEPVAPQVQQAAQDAGLLVNAPAPDVVRLMPSLVIGDAEVDVFLRALPGVLDVVNGEGRTGE; encoded by the coding sequence ATGACGCAGGTGAGCAACGCCGGACTGACCCAGCGGTGGCGGGACGCGCTGATGGACAACTACGGCACGCCCCGGCTGCCGCTGGTCCGCGGCGAGGGCGCCCGCGTCTGGGACGCGGACGGCACCGAGTACCTCGACTTCGTCGGCGGCATCGCCGTGAACGCCCTGGGCCACGCCCACCCGGCGGTCGTCGAGGCCGTGTCCCGGCAGATCGCCTCCCTCGGGCACGTCTCCAACCTGTTCGTCGCCGAGCCCCCGCTCGCGCTCGCCGAGCGGCTGCTCCAGCTCTTCGGCCGCCCCGGCAGGGTCTTCTTCTGCAACTCCGGGGCCGAGGCCAACGAGGGCGCCTTCAAGCTGGGCCGGCTCACCGGCCGCCCGCACATGGTCGCCACCGGCGGCGGCTTCCACGGGCGCACCATGGGCTCCCTCGCCCTCACCGGCCAGCCCGGCAAGCAGACCCCGTTCCTGCCGTTGCCCGGGGACGTCACACATGTGCCGTACGGGGACGTCGAGGCGCTGCGCGAGGCGGTCACCGAGGAGACGGCCTTCGTGATCATCGAGCCCATCCAGGGCGAGAACGGCGTCGTCGTGCCGCCCGCCGGCTACCTCAGGGCCGCCCGCGAGATCACCCGCGCCACCGGCACCCTGCTCGTCCTCGACGAGGTCCAGACCGGCATCGGCCGCACCGGGAACTGGTTCGAGCACCAGGCCCACGACGGCGTCGACCCCGACATCGTCACCCTGGCCAAGGGTCTCGGCGGCGGCCTCCCCATCGGCGCGACCGTCGCCTTCGGACCCGCCGCGGAGCTGTTCACGCCCGGCCACCACGGCACCACCTTCGGCGGGAACCCGGTCGCCTGCGCCGCCGGCCTCGCCGTCATCGACACCCTCGCCGCCGACGCGGCGCTCGACGAGGTCAAGCGACTCGGCGAGAAGCTGCGCGACGGAATCGAGTCCCTGGGCCACCCGTTGGTCTCCCATGTCCGTGGTGCGGGCCTCCTGCTGGGTATCGTGCTCACCGAGCCCGTCGCGCCGCAGGTGCAGCAGGCGGCTCAGGACGCCGGTCTCCTGGTGAACGCGCCCGCCCCCGATGTCGTACGGCTGATGCCGTCGCTCGTCATCGGCGATGCCGAGGTGGACGTGTTCCTCCGGGCCCTGCCCGGCGTCCTGGACGTGGTGAACGGGGAAGGACGAACCGGAGAATGA
- the argB gene encoding acetylglutamate kinase, whose amino-acid sequence MSGSTNESTNSARKHTALPKAQTLIEALPWLTRHHGKTVVIKFGGNAMIDDELKAAFAQDVVFLRHAGLKPVVVHGGGPQISAALDQAGLVSEFKAGLRVTTPEAMDVVRMVLAGQVQRELVGLLNQHGPLAVGLTGEDARTITATKHRPVIEGERIDIGRVGEITAIDTGAIQALLDDGRIPVVSSIARSQDDDHVYNVNADTAAAALAAALGAETLMVLTDVEGLYEDWPNSDEVISRLTATQLEKLLPELSSGMVPKMEGCLHAVRNGVTTARVIDGRVQHSILLEIFTDEGIGTMVVPDATTGETS is encoded by the coding sequence ATGAGCGGCTCCACGAACGAGTCCACGAACTCGGCCCGCAAGCACACCGCGCTGCCCAAGGCGCAGACCCTCATCGAGGCGCTGCCCTGGCTCACCCGCCACCACGGCAAGACCGTCGTCATCAAGTTCGGCGGCAACGCCATGATCGACGACGAGCTCAAGGCGGCCTTCGCCCAGGACGTCGTCTTCCTGCGCCACGCCGGCCTCAAGCCGGTCGTCGTGCACGGCGGCGGCCCGCAGATCAGCGCCGCCCTCGACCAGGCCGGACTCGTCAGCGAGTTCAAGGCCGGCCTGCGGGTCACCACCCCCGAGGCGATGGACGTCGTGCGGATGGTGCTCGCCGGGCAGGTCCAGCGCGAGCTCGTCGGGCTGCTCAACCAGCACGGCCCGCTCGCCGTCGGCCTCACCGGCGAGGACGCCCGCACGATCACCGCCACCAAGCACCGGCCCGTGATCGAGGGCGAGCGGATCGACATCGGCCGGGTCGGCGAGATCACCGCCATCGACACCGGCGCCATCCAGGCCCTCCTGGACGACGGCCGGATCCCGGTCGTGTCCTCCATCGCCCGCTCCCAGGACGACGATCATGTCTACAACGTCAATGCTGATACGGCGGCTGCGGCACTCGCTGCGGCGCTGGGCGCCGAGACCCTGATGGTCCTGACCGACGTCGAGGGCCTCTACGAGGACTGGCCGAACAGCGACGAGGTCATCAGCCGGCTCACCGCGACCCAGCTGGAGAAGCTGCTGCCCGAGCTCTCCAGCGGGATGGTGCCCAAGATGGAGGGCTGTCTGCACGCCGTGCGCAACGGGGTCACCACGGCCCGCGTGATCGACGGCCGGGTCCAGCACTCGATCCTGCTGGAGATCTTCACGGACGAGGGAATCGGCACGATGGTCGTGCCCGACGCGACCACGGGGGAGACGTCATGA
- the argJ gene encoding bifunctional glutamate N-acetyltransferase/amino-acid acetyltransferase ArgJ, whose translation MSVTAAKGFTAAGIAAGIKENGNPDLALVVNTGPRRAAAGVFTSNRVKAAPVLWSQQVLADGELTAVVLNSGGANACTGPQGFQDTHATAEKAAEVLGIGAGEVAVASTGLIGVLLPMDKLLPGVEKAAGELSAHGGEKAAIAIKTTDTVHKTAVVSWGSPRTESGGGWTVGGMAKGAGMLAPGLATMLVVLTTDADVDAKGLDAALRQATRLTFDRVDSDGCMSTNDTVLLLASGAAGVTPAQDAFAEAVREVCDDLARQLIGDAEGASKDIRIEVINAATEDDAVEVGRSIARNNLLKCAIHGEDPNWGRVLSAIGTTSAAFEPDELNVAINGVWVCRSGSVGEDRELVDMRYREVVITADLAAGSESAVIWANDLTADYVHENSAYSS comes from the coding sequence GTGAGCGTCACCGCAGCGAAGGGATTCACGGCCGCGGGCATCGCGGCCGGGATCAAGGAGAACGGCAACCCGGACCTGGCCCTCGTGGTCAACACCGGGCCCCGCCGCGCCGCCGCGGGAGTCTTCACCTCCAACCGCGTCAAGGCCGCCCCCGTCCTCTGGTCCCAGCAGGTCCTCGCCGACGGCGAGCTGACCGCCGTCGTCCTCAACTCCGGCGGTGCCAACGCCTGCACGGGCCCCCAGGGCTTCCAGGACACCCACGCCACCGCGGAGAAGGCCGCCGAGGTCCTCGGCATCGGCGCCGGCGAGGTCGCCGTCGCCTCGACCGGACTCATCGGCGTCCTGCTCCCCATGGACAAGCTGCTGCCGGGCGTCGAGAAGGCCGCGGGCGAGCTCTCCGCGCACGGCGGCGAGAAGGCCGCCATCGCCATCAAGACCACCGACACCGTCCACAAGACGGCCGTGGTCTCCTGGGGGTCCCCCCGGACGGAGTCTGGGGGAGGCTGGACGGTCGGCGGCATGGCCAAGGGCGCGGGCATGCTCGCCCCCGGCCTCGCCACCATGCTCGTCGTCCTCACCACCGACGCCGACGTCGACGCCAAGGGCCTGGACGCCGCCCTGCGGCAGGCCACCCGGCTCACCTTCGACCGGGTCGACTCCGACGGCTGCATGTCCACCAACGACACCGTGCTCCTGCTCGCCTCCGGCGCCGCCGGAGTCACCCCCGCGCAGGACGCGTTCGCCGAGGCGGTACGGGAGGTCTGCGACGACCTCGCCCGCCAGCTGATCGGCGACGCCGAGGGCGCCAGCAAGGACATCCGCATCGAGGTGATCAACGCGGCCACCGAGGACGACGCCGTCGAGGTCGGGCGCTCCATCGCCCGCAACAACCTCCTCAAGTGCGCCATCCACGGCGAGGACCCCAACTGGGGCCGGGTGCTCTCCGCGATCGGCACCACCTCCGCCGCCTTCGAGCCCGACGAGCTCAACGTCGCCATCAACGGCGTCTGGGTCTGCCGCAGCGGCTCCGTCGGCGAGGACCGCGAGCTCGTCGACATGCGCTACAGGGAGGTCGTCATCACCGCCGACCTCGCCGCCGGGTCCGAGTCCGCCGTCATCTGGGCCAACGACCTCACCGCCGACTACGTCCACGAGAACAGCGCGTACTCCTCATGA
- the argC gene encoding N-acetyl-gamma-glutamyl-phosphate reductase translates to MTVRAAVAGASGYAGGELLRLLLAHPEVEIGALTGHSNAGQRLGGLQPHLLPLADRVLAETNAEVLAGHDVVFLALPHGQSAAVAEQLGPDALVVDMGADFRLRDPADWETFYGSPHAGTWPYGLPELPGARAALEGSKRIAVPGCYPTAVSLALFPAYANGLAEPEAVVVAASGTSGAGKAAKPHLLGSEVMGNMSPYGVGGGHRHTPEMIQNLSGPAGERVTVSFTPTLAPMPRGILATCSATARPGVTGETLRAAYEKAFADEPFVHLLPEGQWPATASVHGSNAVQIQVAHDPAANRIIAISAIDNLTKGTAGGAVQSMNIALGLPEATGLSTIGVAP, encoded by the coding sequence ATGACGGTACGAGCAGCGGTCGCCGGTGCGAGCGGATACGCGGGCGGAGAGCTCCTGCGTCTCCTCCTCGCGCACCCCGAGGTCGAGATCGGGGCCCTGACCGGCCACTCCAACGCGGGCCAGCGCCTCGGCGGCCTCCAGCCGCACCTGCTGCCGCTCGCCGACCGGGTGCTCGCCGAGACGAACGCCGAGGTCCTCGCCGGGCACGACGTGGTGTTCCTCGCCCTGCCGCACGGGCAGTCCGCCGCCGTCGCCGAACAACTCGGGCCGGACGCGCTGGTGGTCGACATGGGCGCCGACTTCCGGCTCCGGGACCCCGCCGACTGGGAGACCTTCTACGGCTCCCCGCACGCCGGCACCTGGCCCTACGGCCTCCCCGAACTGCCGGGTGCCCGCGCCGCGCTGGAGGGGTCCAAGCGCATCGCGGTGCCCGGTTGCTACCCCACCGCCGTCTCGCTCGCCCTCTTCCCGGCGTACGCGAACGGGCTCGCCGAGCCCGAGGCCGTCGTCGTCGCCGCCTCCGGCACCTCCGGCGCCGGCAAGGCCGCCAAGCCGCACCTCCTGGGCTCCGAGGTCATGGGCAACATGTCCCCGTACGGCGTCGGCGGCGGCCATCGGCACACCCCCGAGATGATCCAGAACCTCAGCGGGCCGGCGGGGGAGCGGGTCACCGTCTCCTTCACGCCCACCCTCGCGCCGATGCCCCGCGGCATCCTCGCCACCTGCTCGGCCACCGCCCGGCCCGGCGTCACCGGCGAGACCCTGCGCGCCGCGTACGAGAAGGCCTTCGCGGACGAGCCGTTCGTCCACCTGCTCCCCGAGGGGCAGTGGCCGGCCACGGCCTCCGTCCACGGTTCCAACGCCGTTCAGATCCAGGTCGCCCACGACCCGGCCGCGAACCGGATCATCGCCATCAGCGCCATCGACAACCTCACCAAGGGCACCGCCGGCGGTGCGGTGCAGAGCATGAACATCGCCCTCGGCCTCCCCGAGGCGACCGGACTTTCCACGATTGGAGTCGCTCCGTGA